A region of Pseudopipra pipra isolate bDixPip1 chromosome 10, bDixPip1.hap1, whole genome shotgun sequence DNA encodes the following proteins:
- the ECE2 gene encoding endothelin-converting enzyme 2 isoform X2: MARMNVALQELGHAMPNYKRATLQDEEGPEPAGDGSASPDSVEVGFRKGPGTLLSRLASRSQLELVLCAIAVSLALLLSVAVITLAIQYQRDPSHSTCLTAACVRVASKILEALDTEMDPCQDFYQYSCGGWIKRNPLPNGRSKWSTFNSIWDQNQAIMKHLLENATFNSSSEAERKTQRYYLSCLKEQRIEELGSQPLMELIDKIGGWNITGSWNQTSFMEVLKSVSGTYRATPFFTVYVGADSKSSNSNIIQVDQSGLFLPSRDYYLNKTANERVLAAYLDYMVELGTLLGGTPGPTRLQMQQVLDFETQLANITVPQAERRDDEKIYHKMNIAELQVLAPAIDWLDYLSYSLAPLELADTEPVVVYGDTYLQQVSDLINDTDRSILNNYLIWNLVQKTVSSLDQRFETAQERLLETLYGTRKSCTPRWQTCISNTDDTLGFALGSLFVKATFDRDSKAIAEEMISEIRAAFEVSLEQLDWMDEKTRQAAKEKADAIYDMIGFPDFILDNKELDDVYDGYEVSEDSFFQNMLNFYNFSAKVMADQLRKPPNRDQWSMTPQTVNAYYLPTKNGIVFPAGILQAPFYARNHPKALNFGGIGVVMGHELTHAFDDQGREYDKEGNLRPWWQNSSLEAFKNRTACMTEQYGRYTVHSEKVNGRQTLGENIADNGGLKAAYNAYKSWLQKNGEEKRLPALGLTNHQLFFVGFAQVWCSVRTPESSHEGLVTDPHSPDKYRVIGTLSNSRDFVEHFGCPLGSPMNPGKHCEVW, from the exons ATGGCCAGGATGAACGTGGCCCTCCAGGAGCTCGGACACGCC ATGCCCAACTACAAGCGTGCCACGCTGCAGGATGAGGAGGGGCCGGAaccagcaggggatggcagcgCCTCTCCAGACAGCGTGGAG gtgGGGTTTCGGAAGGGGCCGGGGACGCTGCTGAGCCGCCTGGCCTCGCGCAgccagctggagctggtgctCTGCGCCATCGCCGtttccctggccctgctgctgagcGTCGCTGTCATCACCCTGGCCATTCAGTACCAGAGAG ATCCCTCTCACAGCACGTGCCTGACGGCTGCCTGCGTCCGGGTGGCCAGCAAGATCCTGGAGGCCCTGGATACAGAGATGGACCCATGCCAGGACTTCTACCAGTACTCATGTGGGGGCTGGATCAAGAGGAACCCactgcccaatgggcgctccaAATGGAGCACCTTCAACAGCATCTGGGACCAGAACCAGGCCATCATGAAGCATCTCCTAG AGAATGCCACCTTCAACTCCAGCAGCGAGGCAGAGCGGAAGACACAGCGGTACTACCTGTCCTGTCTCAAAGAACAGAGAATAGAGGAACTGGGCTCCCAGCCCCTCATGGAGCTCATTGACAAG ATTGGGGGATGGAACATCActggctcctggaaccaaaCCAGCTTCATGGAGGTACTCAAGAGCGTGTCAGGCACGTACCGTGCAACCCCCTTCTTCACAGTGTATGTGGGTGCAGACTCCAAGAGCTCCAACAGCAACATCATCCAG GTGGACCAGTCAGGCCTTTTCCTCCCATCCCGGGATTACTATCTGAACAAGACCGCCAATGAGAGG GTTCTGGCAGCTTACCTGGACTACATGGTGGAGCTGGGCACGCTGCTGGGGGGCACCCCAGGGCCCACCCGCCTCCAGATGCAGCAGGTGCTGGACTTCGAAACCCAGCTGGCCAACATCACCGTGCCCCAGGCTGAGCGGAGGGATGATGAGAAGATCTACCACAAGATGAACATTGCCGAGCTGCAg GTGCTGGCCCCTGCCATTGACTGGCTGGATTATCTGTCTTATTCCCTGGCCCCACTGGAGCTGGCAGACACGGAGCCCGTGGTGGTGTATGGGGACACCTACCTCCAGCAGGTCTCTGACCTCATCAATGACACTGACAGGAG CATCCTGAACAACTACCTGATCTGGAACTTGGTGCAGAAAACGGTCTCCAGCCTGGATCAGCGCTTTGAGACAGCCCAGGAGAGGCTGCTGGAGACACTCTATGGCACCAGGAAG TCCTGCACACCCCGCTGGCAAACCTGCATCTCCAACACGGATGACACACTGGGCTTTGCTCTGGGCTCCCTTTTCGTCAAAGCCACCTTTGACCGGGACAGCAAGGCCATC gctgAGGAGATGATTAGCGAGATCCGGGCAGCCTTCGAGGTgtctctggagcagctggacTGGATGGATGAGAAGACCAGGCAGGCTGCAAAGGAGAAG GCAGATGCCATCTATGACATGATTGGCTTCCCTGACTTCATTCTGGACAACAAGGAGCTGGATGATGTTTACGATGGG TACGAGGTCTCTGAAGACTCCTTCTTCCAGAACATGCTCAACTTCTACAATTTCTCTGCCAAAGTGATGGCTGACCAGCTCCGGAAACCCCCCAACCGCGACCA ATGGAGCATGACACCGCAGACCGTCAATGCCTACTACCTGCCCACCAAGAATGGGATCGTCTTCCCTGCCGGCATCCTGCAGGCCCCCTTCTATGCCCGCAACCACCCCAA AGCCCTTAATTTTGGTGGCATCGGCGTGGTGATGGGGCATGAACTGACCCACGCGTTCGACGACCAAG GACGAGAGTACGACAAGGAGGGAAACCTGCGGCCGTGGTGGCAGAACTCCTCCCTGGAGGCCTTCAAGAACCGGACGGCGTGCATGACCGAGCAGTACGGCCGCTACACTGTCCACAGCGAGAAGGTCAACGGGCGGCAGACGCTGGGCGAGAACATCGCTGACAACGGCGGGCTCAAGGCAGCCTACAAC GCATACAAGTCCTGGCTGCAGAAGAACGGGGAGGAGAAGCGTCTGCCAGCCCTGGGACTCACCAACCACCAGCTTTTTTTCGTGGGCTTTGCACAG GTGTGGTGCTCCGTCCGGACACCCGAGAGCTCCCATGAAGGGCTGGTGACCGACCCCCACAGCCCCGACAAGTACCGTGTCATCGGCACCCTCAGCAACTCCCGGGACTTTGTCGAACATTTCGGCTGCCCCCTGGGCTCCCCCATGAACCCCGGCAAGCACTGTGAGGTGTGGTAG
- the ECE2 gene encoding endothelin-converting enzyme 2 isoform X4, with protein sequence MARMNVALQELGHAQMPNYKRATLQDEEGPEPAGDGSASPDSVEVGFRKGPGTLLSRLASRSQLELVLCAIAVSLALLLSVAVITLAIQYQRDPSHSTCLTAACVRVASKILEALDTEMDPCQDFYQYSCGGWIKRNPLPNGRSKWSTFNSIWDQNQAIMKHLLENATFNSSSEAERKTQRYYLSCLKEQRIEELGSQPLMELIDKIGGWNITGSWNQTSFMEVLKSVSGTYRATPFFTVYVGADSKSSNSNIIQVDQSGLFLPSRDYYLNKTANERVLAAYLDYMVELGTLLGGTPGPTRLQMQQVLDFETQLANITVPQAERRDDEKIYHKMNIAELQVLAPAIDWLDYLSYSLAPLELADTEPVVVYGDTYLQQVSDLINDTDRSILNNYLIWNLVQKTVSSLDQRFETAQERLLETLYGTRKSCTPRWQTCISNTDDTLGFALGSLFVKATFDRDSKAIAEEMISEIRAAFEVSLEQLDWMDEKTRQAAKEKADAIYDMIGFPDFILDNKELDDVYDGYEVSEDSFFQNMLNFYNFSAKVMADQLRKPPNRDQALNFGGIGVVMGHELTHAFDDQGREYDKEGNLRPWWQNSSLEAFKNRTACMTEQYGRYTVHSEKVNGRQTLGENIADNGGLKAAYNAYKSWLQKNGEEKRLPALGLTNHQLFFVGFAQVWCSVRTPESSHEGLVTDPHSPDKYRVIGTLSNSRDFVEHFGCPLGSPMNPGKHCEVW encoded by the exons ATGGCCAGGATGAACGTGGCCCTCCAGGAGCTCGGACACGCC CAGATGCCCAACTACAAGCGTGCCACGCTGCAGGATGAGGAGGGGCCGGAaccagcaggggatggcagcgCCTCTCCAGACAGCGTGGAG gtgGGGTTTCGGAAGGGGCCGGGGACGCTGCTGAGCCGCCTGGCCTCGCGCAgccagctggagctggtgctCTGCGCCATCGCCGtttccctggccctgctgctgagcGTCGCTGTCATCACCCTGGCCATTCAGTACCAGAGAG ATCCCTCTCACAGCACGTGCCTGACGGCTGCCTGCGTCCGGGTGGCCAGCAAGATCCTGGAGGCCCTGGATACAGAGATGGACCCATGCCAGGACTTCTACCAGTACTCATGTGGGGGCTGGATCAAGAGGAACCCactgcccaatgggcgctccaAATGGAGCACCTTCAACAGCATCTGGGACCAGAACCAGGCCATCATGAAGCATCTCCTAG AGAATGCCACCTTCAACTCCAGCAGCGAGGCAGAGCGGAAGACACAGCGGTACTACCTGTCCTGTCTCAAAGAACAGAGAATAGAGGAACTGGGCTCCCAGCCCCTCATGGAGCTCATTGACAAG ATTGGGGGATGGAACATCActggctcctggaaccaaaCCAGCTTCATGGAGGTACTCAAGAGCGTGTCAGGCACGTACCGTGCAACCCCCTTCTTCACAGTGTATGTGGGTGCAGACTCCAAGAGCTCCAACAGCAACATCATCCAG GTGGACCAGTCAGGCCTTTTCCTCCCATCCCGGGATTACTATCTGAACAAGACCGCCAATGAGAGG GTTCTGGCAGCTTACCTGGACTACATGGTGGAGCTGGGCACGCTGCTGGGGGGCACCCCAGGGCCCACCCGCCTCCAGATGCAGCAGGTGCTGGACTTCGAAACCCAGCTGGCCAACATCACCGTGCCCCAGGCTGAGCGGAGGGATGATGAGAAGATCTACCACAAGATGAACATTGCCGAGCTGCAg GTGCTGGCCCCTGCCATTGACTGGCTGGATTATCTGTCTTATTCCCTGGCCCCACTGGAGCTGGCAGACACGGAGCCCGTGGTGGTGTATGGGGACACCTACCTCCAGCAGGTCTCTGACCTCATCAATGACACTGACAGGAG CATCCTGAACAACTACCTGATCTGGAACTTGGTGCAGAAAACGGTCTCCAGCCTGGATCAGCGCTTTGAGACAGCCCAGGAGAGGCTGCTGGAGACACTCTATGGCACCAGGAAG TCCTGCACACCCCGCTGGCAAACCTGCATCTCCAACACGGATGACACACTGGGCTTTGCTCTGGGCTCCCTTTTCGTCAAAGCCACCTTTGACCGGGACAGCAAGGCCATC gctgAGGAGATGATTAGCGAGATCCGGGCAGCCTTCGAGGTgtctctggagcagctggacTGGATGGATGAGAAGACCAGGCAGGCTGCAAAGGAGAAG GCAGATGCCATCTATGACATGATTGGCTTCCCTGACTTCATTCTGGACAACAAGGAGCTGGATGATGTTTACGATGGG TACGAGGTCTCTGAAGACTCCTTCTTCCAGAACATGCTCAACTTCTACAATTTCTCTGCCAAAGTGATGGCTGACCAGCTCCGGAAACCCCCCAACCGCGACCA AGCCCTTAATTTTGGTGGCATCGGCGTGGTGATGGGGCATGAACTGACCCACGCGTTCGACGACCAAG GACGAGAGTACGACAAGGAGGGAAACCTGCGGCCGTGGTGGCAGAACTCCTCCCTGGAGGCCTTCAAGAACCGGACGGCGTGCATGACCGAGCAGTACGGCCGCTACACTGTCCACAGCGAGAAGGTCAACGGGCGGCAGACGCTGGGCGAGAACATCGCTGACAACGGCGGGCTCAAGGCAGCCTACAAC GCATACAAGTCCTGGCTGCAGAAGAACGGGGAGGAGAAGCGTCTGCCAGCCCTGGGACTCACCAACCACCAGCTTTTTTTCGTGGGCTTTGCACAG GTGTGGTGCTCCGTCCGGACACCCGAGAGCTCCCATGAAGGGCTGGTGACCGACCCCCACAGCCCCGACAAGTACCGTGTCATCGGCACCCTCAGCAACTCCCGGGACTTTGTCGAACATTTCGGCTGCCCCCTGGGCTCCCCCATGAACCCCGGCAAGCACTGTGAGGTGTGGTAG
- the ECE2 gene encoding endothelin-converting enzyme 2 isoform X3, whose product MARMNVALQELGHAQMPNYKRATLQDEEGPEPAGDGSASPDSVEVGFRKGPGTLLSRLASRSQLELVLCAIAVSLALLLSVAVITLAIQYQRDPSHSTCLTAACVRVASKILEALDTEMDPCQDFYQYSCGGWIKRNPLPNGRSKWSTFNSIWDQNQAIMKHLLENATFNSSSEAERKTQRYYLSCLKEQRIEELGSQPLMELIDKIGGWNITGSWNQTSFMEVLKSVSGTYRATPFFTVYVGADSKSSNSNIIQVDQSGLFLPSRDYYLNKTANERVLAAYLDYMVELGTLLGGTPGPTRLQMQQVLDFETQLANITVPQAERRDDEKIYHKMNIAELQVLAPAIDWLDYLSYSLAPLELADTEPVVVYGDTYLQQVSDLINDTDRSILNNYLIWNLVQKTVSSLDQRFETAQERLLETLYGTRKAEEMISEIRAAFEVSLEQLDWMDEKTRQAAKEKADAIYDMIGFPDFILDNKELDDVYDGYEVSEDSFFQNMLNFYNFSAKVMADQLRKPPNRDQWSMTPQTVNAYYLPTKNGIVFPAGILQAPFYARNHPKALNFGGIGVVMGHELTHAFDDQGREYDKEGNLRPWWQNSSLEAFKNRTACMTEQYGRYTVHSEKVNGRQTLGENIADNGGLKAAYNAYKSWLQKNGEEKRLPALGLTNHQLFFVGFAQVWCSVRTPESSHEGLVTDPHSPDKYRVIGTLSNSRDFVEHFGCPLGSPMNPGKHCEVW is encoded by the exons ATGGCCAGGATGAACGTGGCCCTCCAGGAGCTCGGACACGCC CAGATGCCCAACTACAAGCGTGCCACGCTGCAGGATGAGGAGGGGCCGGAaccagcaggggatggcagcgCCTCTCCAGACAGCGTGGAG gtgGGGTTTCGGAAGGGGCCGGGGACGCTGCTGAGCCGCCTGGCCTCGCGCAgccagctggagctggtgctCTGCGCCATCGCCGtttccctggccctgctgctgagcGTCGCTGTCATCACCCTGGCCATTCAGTACCAGAGAG ATCCCTCTCACAGCACGTGCCTGACGGCTGCCTGCGTCCGGGTGGCCAGCAAGATCCTGGAGGCCCTGGATACAGAGATGGACCCATGCCAGGACTTCTACCAGTACTCATGTGGGGGCTGGATCAAGAGGAACCCactgcccaatgggcgctccaAATGGAGCACCTTCAACAGCATCTGGGACCAGAACCAGGCCATCATGAAGCATCTCCTAG AGAATGCCACCTTCAACTCCAGCAGCGAGGCAGAGCGGAAGACACAGCGGTACTACCTGTCCTGTCTCAAAGAACAGAGAATAGAGGAACTGGGCTCCCAGCCCCTCATGGAGCTCATTGACAAG ATTGGGGGATGGAACATCActggctcctggaaccaaaCCAGCTTCATGGAGGTACTCAAGAGCGTGTCAGGCACGTACCGTGCAACCCCCTTCTTCACAGTGTATGTGGGTGCAGACTCCAAGAGCTCCAACAGCAACATCATCCAG GTGGACCAGTCAGGCCTTTTCCTCCCATCCCGGGATTACTATCTGAACAAGACCGCCAATGAGAGG GTTCTGGCAGCTTACCTGGACTACATGGTGGAGCTGGGCACGCTGCTGGGGGGCACCCCAGGGCCCACCCGCCTCCAGATGCAGCAGGTGCTGGACTTCGAAACCCAGCTGGCCAACATCACCGTGCCCCAGGCTGAGCGGAGGGATGATGAGAAGATCTACCACAAGATGAACATTGCCGAGCTGCAg GTGCTGGCCCCTGCCATTGACTGGCTGGATTATCTGTCTTATTCCCTGGCCCCACTGGAGCTGGCAGACACGGAGCCCGTGGTGGTGTATGGGGACACCTACCTCCAGCAGGTCTCTGACCTCATCAATGACACTGACAGGAG CATCCTGAACAACTACCTGATCTGGAACTTGGTGCAGAAAACGGTCTCCAGCCTGGATCAGCGCTTTGAGACAGCCCAGGAGAGGCTGCTGGAGACACTCTATGGCACCAGGAAG gctgAGGAGATGATTAGCGAGATCCGGGCAGCCTTCGAGGTgtctctggagcagctggacTGGATGGATGAGAAGACCAGGCAGGCTGCAAAGGAGAAG GCAGATGCCATCTATGACATGATTGGCTTCCCTGACTTCATTCTGGACAACAAGGAGCTGGATGATGTTTACGATGGG TACGAGGTCTCTGAAGACTCCTTCTTCCAGAACATGCTCAACTTCTACAATTTCTCTGCCAAAGTGATGGCTGACCAGCTCCGGAAACCCCCCAACCGCGACCA ATGGAGCATGACACCGCAGACCGTCAATGCCTACTACCTGCCCACCAAGAATGGGATCGTCTTCCCTGCCGGCATCCTGCAGGCCCCCTTCTATGCCCGCAACCACCCCAA AGCCCTTAATTTTGGTGGCATCGGCGTGGTGATGGGGCATGAACTGACCCACGCGTTCGACGACCAAG GACGAGAGTACGACAAGGAGGGAAACCTGCGGCCGTGGTGGCAGAACTCCTCCCTGGAGGCCTTCAAGAACCGGACGGCGTGCATGACCGAGCAGTACGGCCGCTACACTGTCCACAGCGAGAAGGTCAACGGGCGGCAGACGCTGGGCGAGAACATCGCTGACAACGGCGGGCTCAAGGCAGCCTACAAC GCATACAAGTCCTGGCTGCAGAAGAACGGGGAGGAGAAGCGTCTGCCAGCCCTGGGACTCACCAACCACCAGCTTTTTTTCGTGGGCTTTGCACAG GTGTGGTGCTCCGTCCGGACACCCGAGAGCTCCCATGAAGGGCTGGTGACCGACCCCCACAGCCCCGACAAGTACCGTGTCATCGGCACCCTCAGCAACTCCCGGGACTTTGTCGAACATTTCGGCTGCCCCCTGGGCTCCCCCATGAACCCCGGCAAGCACTGTGAGGTGTGGTAG
- the LOC135419541 gene encoding proline-rich protein 2-like: MACPSSWRATFILAIPGRLLPSSAPRPGRAGPPPPPQRRLPPPPPWPAPGAALPPGQAPPAPGWVGAGTGQGWSRAGGMEPRGVGPAARGPQAPGGGDECRRPGRGWSGDTGAQPRRTAPVRPARPHCQGHCRAHEMSSSPAPAPVSAPAPHLHPQRAAAAPTASPSDTGTRTGTRTGTGSTTQAHTPTGTGTRTHGPALGFSTRGGTSAPHSTGYWLRQRQRVVTVQSRGGTPCSGTRAHAPVHQHPHRWIHTCTLTPHLGYLKDGTPMSPSGPCHSTRTQGFTAVVLWERRGCALPHILP; encoded by the exons AT GGCGTGTCCGAGCTCCTGGAGGGCCACGTTCATCCTGGCCATCCCGGGCCGCCTCCTGCCTAGCTCCGCTCCCCGCCCGGGCCGCGCCgggcccccgccgccgccgcagcgcCGCCTGCCTCCGCCGCCGCCATGGCCCGCACCGGGCGCCGCGCTGCCGCCAGGACAGGCACCGCCAGCACCGGGATGGGTCGGGGCCGGGACCGGGCAGGGATGGAGTCGCGCCGGAGGGATGGAGCCGCGGGGTGTGGGACCGGCGGCGCGCGGACCACAGGCTCCGGGCGGGGGCGACGAGTGCCGGCGGCccgggaggggctggagcggggACACCGGTGCCCAGCCCCGTCGCACCGCTCCGGttcgcccggcccggccccacTGCCAAGGTCACTGCCGTGCGCACGAGATGAGCTCCTCACCGGCACCCGCACCGGTATCTGCACCGGCACCGCACCTGCACCCCCAGAGAGCCGCAGCGGCACCTACAGCCTCCCCCAGCGACACGGGCACTCGGACCGGCACCCGCACCGGCACGGGCAGCACAACCCAGGCTCACACCCCAACGGGCACCGGCACACGGACACATGGACCGGCGCTGGGCTTCAGCACCCGGGGAGGCACATCAGCGCCGCACAGCACCGGTTACTGGCTCCGGCAGCGGCAGCGGGTGGTAACGGTGCAGAGCCGTGGCGGCACCCCCTGCTCCGGTACCCGGGCACATGCCCCAGTGCACCAGCACCCGCACAGGTGGATTCACACATGCACACTGACACCTCATCTTGGGTACCTAAAGGATGGCACCCCGATGTCACCCTCAGGCCCGTGCCATAGCACACGCACCCAGGGGTTCACAGCTGTGGTACTGTGGGAACGCCGTGGCTGTGCACTACCTCACATCCTGCCTTGA
- the ECE2 gene encoding endothelin-converting enzyme 2 isoform X1 — protein sequence MARMNVALQELGHAQMPNYKRATLQDEEGPEPAGDGSASPDSVEVGFRKGPGTLLSRLASRSQLELVLCAIAVSLALLLSVAVITLAIQYQRDPSHSTCLTAACVRVASKILEALDTEMDPCQDFYQYSCGGWIKRNPLPNGRSKWSTFNSIWDQNQAIMKHLLENATFNSSSEAERKTQRYYLSCLKEQRIEELGSQPLMELIDKIGGWNITGSWNQTSFMEVLKSVSGTYRATPFFTVYVGADSKSSNSNIIQVDQSGLFLPSRDYYLNKTANERVLAAYLDYMVELGTLLGGTPGPTRLQMQQVLDFETQLANITVPQAERRDDEKIYHKMNIAELQVLAPAIDWLDYLSYSLAPLELADTEPVVVYGDTYLQQVSDLINDTDRSILNNYLIWNLVQKTVSSLDQRFETAQERLLETLYGTRKSCTPRWQTCISNTDDTLGFALGSLFVKATFDRDSKAIAEEMISEIRAAFEVSLEQLDWMDEKTRQAAKEKADAIYDMIGFPDFILDNKELDDVYDGYEVSEDSFFQNMLNFYNFSAKVMADQLRKPPNRDQWSMTPQTVNAYYLPTKNGIVFPAGILQAPFYARNHPKALNFGGIGVVMGHELTHAFDDQGREYDKEGNLRPWWQNSSLEAFKNRTACMTEQYGRYTVHSEKVNGRQTLGENIADNGGLKAAYNAYKSWLQKNGEEKRLPALGLTNHQLFFVGFAQVWCSVRTPESSHEGLVTDPHSPDKYRVIGTLSNSRDFVEHFGCPLGSPMNPGKHCEVW from the exons ATGGCCAGGATGAACGTGGCCCTCCAGGAGCTCGGACACGCC CAGATGCCCAACTACAAGCGTGCCACGCTGCAGGATGAGGAGGGGCCGGAaccagcaggggatggcagcgCCTCTCCAGACAGCGTGGAG gtgGGGTTTCGGAAGGGGCCGGGGACGCTGCTGAGCCGCCTGGCCTCGCGCAgccagctggagctggtgctCTGCGCCATCGCCGtttccctggccctgctgctgagcGTCGCTGTCATCACCCTGGCCATTCAGTACCAGAGAG ATCCCTCTCACAGCACGTGCCTGACGGCTGCCTGCGTCCGGGTGGCCAGCAAGATCCTGGAGGCCCTGGATACAGAGATGGACCCATGCCAGGACTTCTACCAGTACTCATGTGGGGGCTGGATCAAGAGGAACCCactgcccaatgggcgctccaAATGGAGCACCTTCAACAGCATCTGGGACCAGAACCAGGCCATCATGAAGCATCTCCTAG AGAATGCCACCTTCAACTCCAGCAGCGAGGCAGAGCGGAAGACACAGCGGTACTACCTGTCCTGTCTCAAAGAACAGAGAATAGAGGAACTGGGCTCCCAGCCCCTCATGGAGCTCATTGACAAG ATTGGGGGATGGAACATCActggctcctggaaccaaaCCAGCTTCATGGAGGTACTCAAGAGCGTGTCAGGCACGTACCGTGCAACCCCCTTCTTCACAGTGTATGTGGGTGCAGACTCCAAGAGCTCCAACAGCAACATCATCCAG GTGGACCAGTCAGGCCTTTTCCTCCCATCCCGGGATTACTATCTGAACAAGACCGCCAATGAGAGG GTTCTGGCAGCTTACCTGGACTACATGGTGGAGCTGGGCACGCTGCTGGGGGGCACCCCAGGGCCCACCCGCCTCCAGATGCAGCAGGTGCTGGACTTCGAAACCCAGCTGGCCAACATCACCGTGCCCCAGGCTGAGCGGAGGGATGATGAGAAGATCTACCACAAGATGAACATTGCCGAGCTGCAg GTGCTGGCCCCTGCCATTGACTGGCTGGATTATCTGTCTTATTCCCTGGCCCCACTGGAGCTGGCAGACACGGAGCCCGTGGTGGTGTATGGGGACACCTACCTCCAGCAGGTCTCTGACCTCATCAATGACACTGACAGGAG CATCCTGAACAACTACCTGATCTGGAACTTGGTGCAGAAAACGGTCTCCAGCCTGGATCAGCGCTTTGAGACAGCCCAGGAGAGGCTGCTGGAGACACTCTATGGCACCAGGAAG TCCTGCACACCCCGCTGGCAAACCTGCATCTCCAACACGGATGACACACTGGGCTTTGCTCTGGGCTCCCTTTTCGTCAAAGCCACCTTTGACCGGGACAGCAAGGCCATC gctgAGGAGATGATTAGCGAGATCCGGGCAGCCTTCGAGGTgtctctggagcagctggacTGGATGGATGAGAAGACCAGGCAGGCTGCAAAGGAGAAG GCAGATGCCATCTATGACATGATTGGCTTCCCTGACTTCATTCTGGACAACAAGGAGCTGGATGATGTTTACGATGGG TACGAGGTCTCTGAAGACTCCTTCTTCCAGAACATGCTCAACTTCTACAATTTCTCTGCCAAAGTGATGGCTGACCAGCTCCGGAAACCCCCCAACCGCGACCA ATGGAGCATGACACCGCAGACCGTCAATGCCTACTACCTGCCCACCAAGAATGGGATCGTCTTCCCTGCCGGCATCCTGCAGGCCCCCTTCTATGCCCGCAACCACCCCAA AGCCCTTAATTTTGGTGGCATCGGCGTGGTGATGGGGCATGAACTGACCCACGCGTTCGACGACCAAG GACGAGAGTACGACAAGGAGGGAAACCTGCGGCCGTGGTGGCAGAACTCCTCCCTGGAGGCCTTCAAGAACCGGACGGCGTGCATGACCGAGCAGTACGGCCGCTACACTGTCCACAGCGAGAAGGTCAACGGGCGGCAGACGCTGGGCGAGAACATCGCTGACAACGGCGGGCTCAAGGCAGCCTACAAC GCATACAAGTCCTGGCTGCAGAAGAACGGGGAGGAGAAGCGTCTGCCAGCCCTGGGACTCACCAACCACCAGCTTTTTTTCGTGGGCTTTGCACAG GTGTGGTGCTCCGTCCGGACACCCGAGAGCTCCCATGAAGGGCTGGTGACCGACCCCCACAGCCCCGACAAGTACCGTGTCATCGGCACCCTCAGCAACTCCCGGGACTTTGTCGAACATTTCGGCTGCCCCCTGGGCTCCCCCATGAACCCCGGCAAGCACTGTGAGGTGTGGTAG